CAAAATCTGTAACGACTATTCCATTGTTTCCAAAAGTATTGTCCAGGCCTCCGGGTTGAGCGCAGGAAATGGTTTGAGCAAGTACTAGTAGACAGATCAGTGTGGTTTTAGTAAGTTTCATATTAGTCGGTTTTAGTGTAGCAAGTCAATTCTAATGGTTTCTATTTGCTAATTCTCACACTAGAGCTTCCCACTCCATTGCTAAGTGTAAGGATATAAGTTCCGGCAGGAATGGAAGAATCTATCACGAGCGTTTCCTTCTGCGGCCCTTTGGTTCGTTTTTCTGACTGCACAAGCGATTGCACCAACTTGCCAGACACATCATACAAATCAATGCTTATTGTTTCGGTAGTGCTCAAGGTGTACTTTAAGACGGCACGTTCTTGTACTGGGTTAGGATAAACGAGCATAGCATTGTCCTGTTTGGAAAACGAAACCACACCAAGGTTTAAACCGGTAATAAACCTGGCCACAGCGAAGCCTACATCATCAGTTGCAATGGCATGAGCCGATCCAGCTACAACAATTTTTCCATCAGGTTGCAAATCACAACTGTTTGCAGAGCTACCTGAAAGCCCAATATTTGCTTCTGCAATACCGTTTACACCAAAATCAGTATCAAGTGTTCCATCCACATGGTAGCGCATGAGATCGATAGCATCTAAACCACCCACAACAATGATTTTTCCATCTGGCTGAAGGACCGAACTATAACTAACACCTGCAACCATTGTTACCACTTTACCATTAACACCAAATGTGTTGTCAAGAGTGCCATCTGCGTTGTACCTCGCAAGGGCGCGAAAGTTAACTGGACTCGCGGTAGTAATCCCTACCACCACAATCTTACCATCAGGCTGCAATAACACCGACCGTGCGCCATCACCGACACCTCCAAAATCAGTGGACACGACCCCATTGAAACTGAAACCATTGTCTAAAGACCCGTCTGAATTGTATCGAGCCACGGCAAAATCAAAATTAGCCCCATTATCGCTTAAACCAGCAACAACAATTTTTCCGTCTGGTTGTATAGCTATTGATCTCAATACGTCATCCAGTCCACCCAAATCAGTTGTGACCACACCGTTAGGCCCGAATGTATTGTCAATCGTACCATCTATATTATAACGTGCCAAACGAAAATCATAAGAGGAGGTAGATACTCTGCCGGCTGCCACTATCTTTCCATCAGACTGTATAGCAATAGCTTCGCATTCTCCTAAAGGCCCCGTGAACAATCCATCTTGGTCTGTTGTGCTGAACGAATTATCGATTGTACCGTC
This genomic window from Cryomorphaceae bacterium 1068 contains:
- a CDS encoding T9SS type A sorting domain-containing protein, translating into MNLKATILFSSALVASAFLFAQQPGTLDGDFDANGSVITSITSDPDGANSVVVQPDGKIVVAGRAGLGFFNVPSDYATVRYLPDGSLDASFGTNGIVTADLGTLDHANSIALQTDGKIVVGGTSTGIISSEAFALVRYHQDGTIDNSFSTTDQDGLFTGPLGECEAIAIQSDGKIVAAGRVSTSSYDFRLARYNIDGTIDNTFGPNGVVTTDLGGLDDVLRSIAIQPDGKIVVAGLSDNGANFDFAVARYNSDGSLDNGFSFNGVVSTDFGGVGDGARSVLLQPDGKIVVVGITTASPVNFRALARYNADGTLDNTFGVNGKVVTMVAGVSYSSVLQPDGKIIVVGGLDAIDLMRYHVDGTLDTDFGVNGIAEANIGLSGSSANSCDLQPDGKIVVAGSAHAIATDDVGFAVARFITGLNLGVVSFSKQDNAMLVYPNPVQERAVLKYTLSTTETISIDLYDVSGKLVQSLVQSEKRTKGPQKETLVIDSSIPAGTYILTLSNGVGSSSVRISK